GCACCGGATGCGGATGGTCATGGATCGCTCGCTGCGGCAGTACGGCGTCACTCCGGTCCAGTGCCGGGCGCTGATGTACCTGCACCGCCAGCCGGAGCCGGTGACCCAGCGGCAGCTGGAGCAGTATATGGCCGTGAAGCCTTCCACCATCAACGGCATCGTGGGCCGTCTGGAGGAGAAGGGCCTTCTCACCAGAGATGCCTGCCAGCAGGACGCCCGGTGCCGTGTTCTCCGGCTGACGGAGGAGGGCCGCCGCTTCCGCAGCGACTTTATCCGCATCGCACAGAAGACCAACCGGCAGATGGAACAGGGCTTCTCCCCAGAGGAACTGGCCACCCTGCACCGCTATCTGGAACGGGTGGCGCAAAATCTCGCAGCGCAAATGGAGGAAACCGAACTATGATACGCAAGCTTGCCCCGTATACCAAGGGGTATCGGGTCTACATCCTGCTGGGCATCCTCTGCTCGGCAGGCGAAGCGGTGCTGGAGCTGATGCTGCCCAAGGCCATGAGCAACATCGTGGACTACGGCATCGGCGGCAACGGCGGCGCCGGAGACCGCAGCTACATCCTTACCATGGGCCTGAAGATGGTGCTGATGGCCCTGATCTGTCTGGCGCTGGGCGTGGGCGCAGCAGCGCTGGCCGCCAAGGCCGGCATGGGCTTCGGCGCCAACGTCCGTGACGCAGAGTACCGGCAGGTACAGCGCTTCTCCTTTTCCAACATCGAGCACTTTTCCACTGCCTCCCTCATCACCCGGCTCACCAACGACGTCTCGTCGGTGCAGATGACCCTGATGATGGGGATGCGGATGCTGGTAAGGGCTCCGGTGATGCTCATCACCGCTCTGGTGATGGCCCTTCGCATCAGTCTGCAGCTGAGCCAGATCTTTCTGGTGATCCTGCCGCTGCTGGCACTGATGGTGTTCATCATACTGCGGTATGTGGGGCCCTTTTTCACCTCCCTGCAAAAGGCCACCGACGGACTGAATCTGGTGGTGCAGGAGGATCTGAATGCCATCCGTGTGGTGAAGTCTTTCGTCCGGGAGGACCGGGAGAAGGAGAAATTCTTCCAGCGCAGCGAGACGCTCCGCCAGACGGCGGAGCGGGCCTTCGGCTTCGTGGTGACCTTCATCCCCATGGTGAACCTCATTATGGGCGGCACCATCGTATCCATCATGTGGCTGGGCGGTCACTATGTGGCCGGCGGCCAGATGCTCTCCGGCGACCTGCTGGCCTTCTTCACCTACGCCTCCGAAATTCTCATGGCCCTGATGATGGTGGCCATGGTGATGATGGTGCTGACCCGCTCCATCGCCTGCGGCAAGCGCATTGTGGAGGTGCTGGAGGAGCAGCCGGAGATCACCGACGACGATGCCGTGAAGGAGATCGCCGACGACGGCACCAAGAGGGAGCTTTCCCTCTCCGACGGTTCCATCCGCTTTGACCACGTTTACTTCAAATACCATCCCGACAGCGCCGAGTGGAACCTGACGGATATCGACTTCTCCATTGCCAGCGGTATGACCGTGGGTATTCTGGGCGGCACCGGCAGCGCCAAGAGCACACTGGTGAGCCTGATCCCCCGGCTGTATGAGGCCACGGAGGGGGCCGTCTATGTAGGCGGTCACAACGTCAAGGACTACACCATGGAGACGCTGCGGGAGGGCTGCGCCATGGTGCTGCAGAAGAACACTCTGTTCTCCGGCACCATCCGGGATAACCTCCGCTGGGGCGACGAGAATGCCACCGACCAGGAGATGGAGGCCGCCTGCCGCATGGCCTGCGCCGACGAGTTCATCTCCCGGATGCCCGACGGCTACGACACCCGCATCGAGCAGGGCGGCACCAATGTCTCCGGCGGGCAGAAGCAGCGCCTGTGCATCGCACGGGCCATTCTCCGCAAGCCCAAGGTGCTGATCCTGGACGACTCCACCTCCGCCGTGGACACCGCTACCGACGCCAAGATCCGTGCGGCGCTGAAGGAGGCGCTGCCCGGCTCCACCAAGCTTATCATCGCCCAGCGCATCTCCTCCGTTATGGACGCCGATATGATCCTTGTGCTGGACGACGGCAAAATTTCCGGCATAGGTACCCATGAACAGCTGATGGCGTCCAATCAGATCTATCGGGAAGTCTATCAGTCTCAGCAGGAAGGGGTGAGCATCGATGGCTGAACAGAAAAATTCCATGCCGCCCCGCCGTCCCGGCGGACCCGGCCACGGCCCCCGCAGCCACGGCTATCAGCGGCCCCAGGACCTGCGGGGTACGGTGAAGAAGCTGCTGCACTATGTGGGCCGCTATAAGGGCCTGCTGGTACTGGTGGCCATCTGCCTGCTGCTCAGCTCCGTGGGTTCCGTGGCCAGCAGCTACTTCCTCAAGCCCGCCATCAACAACTACATCCTCCCCGGCGACTTCGCCGGTCTGCTGAAGCTGCTGGTGCTGATGGGGCTGGTGTTCGTGCTGTCGGCTCTGTGCTCCTATGTGTACTCCCGCATCATGGTGCGGGTGTCCCAGCGCACGGTGGCCGCCCTGCGTCAGGATCTGTTCGATAAGCTGCAGGGGCTCCCCCTGCGCTACTTCGACACCCACCAGTCCGGCGACCTCATGAGCCGCTTCACCAACGACATCGACACGGTGTCCGAAATGATCAACAACAGCTTCGCCAATGTGCTGTCCAACTCCCTGACGTTCCTATGCACCATCGGGATGCTGCTGTACCTGAACTGGGCGCTGACCCTTATCACCTTCGCCTTCCTAGGTCTGATGCTTCTGGTGGTAAAGACCATCGGCAGCCGCAGCCGGGTCAGCTTCCAGCGGCAGCAGGCCGCTCTGGGCGACCTCAACGGCTACATTGAGGAGATGATCGAGGGCCAGAAGGTTATCAAGGTGTTCCACCACGAGCAGCAGGCCATCGACCAGTTCTCCGTCCGCAACGATACCTATCAGACGGCGGCCACCATGGCCCAGACCTATGCCGGATCCATGATGCCCGCCACCGCCAATCTCTCCCGCATCAACTACGCCGTCACCTGCTGCGTAGGCGGACTGCTGGCCATGGGCGGTGTGTTCGATATCGGCTCTCTGGGTGCCTATCTTCTGTACGTCAAGCAGGTGTCCCAGCCGGTGAGCCAGATCAGCCAGCAGGTGAACACCATTCTGGCCGCCATGGCCGGTGCCGAGCGCATCTTCGCCGTCATGGAGGTACAGCCGGAGGAGGACGAGGGCCAGACCACCATCGTCCGGGTGGAGAAAAACGGCGACACCCTCACCGAGGTACCCCAGCGCACCGGACACTGGGCATGGAAGAAGCCCGACAGCTCCCTGACGGAGCTACGGGGCGACGTGCGCTTCGACCACGTCACCTTCGGCTACGATCCGGATAAGGCGGTGCTCCACGATATCTCCCTCTTTGCCGAGCCCGGTCAAAAGATCGCCTTCGTGGGCTCCACCGGCGCCGGAAAGACCACCATCACCAACCTCATCAACCGCTTCTACGACATCCAGCAGGGAACCATCACCTACGACGGCATCGACGTCCGGGAGATCCGCAAGAACTCTCTGCGGAAGTCGCTGGGCATCGTCCTGCAGGACACCCACCTCTTCACCGGCACCATTGCCGACAACATCCGCTACGGCAAGCTGGACGCCACGGATGAGCAGGTCCGGGCCGCCGCCAAGCTGGCTAACGCCGACACCTTCATCCGCCACCTGCCTCAGGGTTACGACACCGTCATCACCGGTGACGGCGGCAGTCTCAGTCAGGGGGAGCGCCAGCTGCTGGCCATTGCACGGGCCGCCGTGTCCGATCCTCCGGTGCTGATTCTGGACGAGGCCACCTCCTCCATCGATACCCGCACGGAGAAGCTCATTGAGCAGGGCATGGATTCCCTGATGGAGGGCCGCACGGTGTTCGTCATTGCCCACCGGCTCTCCACCGTTCGCAACGCACAGGCCATTCTGGTGCTGGAGCAGGGGCAGATCATCGAGCGGGGCAACCACGAGACACTGCTGGCCCAGAAGGGCAAGTACTATCAGCTGTATACCGGCCAGTCCGAGCTCAGTTGATGGGGCAGTGAACCTACAGATTCTCATAACAAAGGAGGCCGGACTCTGTCCGGCCTCCTTTGTTATGGGCTTATGTATCCATATATGTGTATTCGTCCATGCCCCTCTGTCACTCCGCCCAATGACAGGCCCGGCTGACGGCCTTTTTCCACAGACGGTACTCATCGTCGCAGTCTGC
The genomic region above belongs to Vescimonas coprocola and contains:
- a CDS encoding MarR family winged helix-turn-helix transcriptional regulator, encoding MSSTCQSDHLGRLLGQCEHRMRMVMDRSLRQYGVTPVQCRALMYLHRQPEPVTQRQLEQYMAVKPSTINGIVGRLEEKGLLTRDACQQDARCRVLRLTEEGRRFRSDFIRIAQKTNRQMEQGFSPEELATLHRYLERVAQNLAAQMEETEL
- a CDS encoding ABC transporter ATP-binding protein; the protein is MAEQKNSMPPRRPGGPGHGPRSHGYQRPQDLRGTVKKLLHYVGRYKGLLVLVAICLLLSSVGSVASSYFLKPAINNYILPGDFAGLLKLLVLMGLVFVLSALCSYVYSRIMVRVSQRTVAALRQDLFDKLQGLPLRYFDTHQSGDLMSRFTNDIDTVSEMINNSFANVLSNSLTFLCTIGMLLYLNWALTLITFAFLGLMLLVVKTIGSRSRVSFQRQQAALGDLNGYIEEMIEGQKVIKVFHHEQQAIDQFSVRNDTYQTAATMAQTYAGSMMPATANLSRINYAVTCCVGGLLAMGGVFDIGSLGAYLLYVKQVSQPVSQISQQVNTILAAMAGAERIFAVMEVQPEEDEGQTTIVRVEKNGDTLTEVPQRTGHWAWKKPDSSLTELRGDVRFDHVTFGYDPDKAVLHDISLFAEPGQKIAFVGSTGAGKTTITNLINRFYDIQQGTITYDGIDVREIRKNSLRKSLGIVLQDTHLFTGTIADNIRYGKLDATDEQVRAAAKLANADTFIRHLPQGYDTVITGDGGSLSQGERQLLAIARAAVSDPPVLILDEATSSIDTRTEKLIEQGMDSLMEGRTVFVIAHRLSTVRNAQAILVLEQGQIIERGNHETLLAQKGKYYQLYTGQSELS
- a CDS encoding ABC transporter ATP-binding protein, producing the protein MIRKLAPYTKGYRVYILLGILCSAGEAVLELMLPKAMSNIVDYGIGGNGGAGDRSYILTMGLKMVLMALICLALGVGAAALAAKAGMGFGANVRDAEYRQVQRFSFSNIEHFSTASLITRLTNDVSSVQMTLMMGMRMLVRAPVMLITALVMALRISLQLSQIFLVILPLLALMVFIILRYVGPFFTSLQKATDGLNLVVQEDLNAIRVVKSFVREDREKEKFFQRSETLRQTAERAFGFVVTFIPMVNLIMGGTIVSIMWLGGHYVAGGQMLSGDLLAFFTYASEILMALMMVAMVMMVLTRSIACGKRIVEVLEEQPEITDDDAVKEIADDGTKRELSLSDGSIRFDHVYFKYHPDSAEWNLTDIDFSIASGMTVGILGGTGSAKSTLVSLIPRLYEATEGAVYVGGHNVKDYTMETLREGCAMVLQKNTLFSGTIRDNLRWGDENATDQEMEAACRMACADEFISRMPDGYDTRIEQGGTNVSGGQKQRLCIARAILRKPKVLILDDSTSAVDTATDAKIRAALKEALPGSTKLIIAQRISSVMDADMILVLDDGKISGIGTHEQLMASNQIYREVYQSQQEGVSIDG